One genomic region from Granulicatella adiacens ATCC 49175 encodes:
- a CDS encoding ABC-F family ATP-binding cassette domain-containing protein: MSILNVEKLTHGFGERAIFNDVSFRLLKGEHIGLVGANGEGKSTFMNIVTGQLQPDEGKIEWSKNVKVGYLDQHTVLEPGMTVRSVLQKAFDDLFVAEARINELYMAMGEAGEDEMNAMLEEVGELQERLDSHDFYILDAKIDEVARALGVAAFGMDSDVSELSGGQRTKVLLAKLLLEKPDILLLDEPTNYLDAEHIEWLKRYLQEYENAFILISHDIPFLNSVVNLIYHMDNQELNRYVGDYDQFQEVYAMKKAQLEAAYNRQQKEIADLKDFVNRNKARVATRNMAMSRQKKLDKMEVIELASEKPKPKFDFKTSRAPGRYIFQAEDLVIGYDRPLTGHVNLEMERGQKIAIVGANGIGKTTLLKSLLGIIKPLNGKVTRGDYIDLGYFEQETPKGNRKTALEEIWDTFPSMTQPEVRAALARCGLTSKHIESQVQVLSGGEQAKVRFCKLMNEESNVLVLDEPTNHLDVDAKEELKRALQEYKGSILMVCHEPEFYEGLATDIWDFSSL, encoded by the coding sequence ATTTTAAATGTAGAAAAATTAACACACGGATTCGGTGAAAGAGCCATCTTCAATGATGTGAGCTTCCGTCTATTAAAAGGGGAGCACATCGGACTCGTTGGAGCAAACGGTGAAGGGAAATCCACCTTCATGAATATCGTGACAGGTCAATTACAACCCGACGAAGGGAAAATCGAATGGTCGAAAAATGTAAAGGTCGGATACTTGGACCAACATACGGTGCTTGAACCAGGAATGACGGTTCGCAGTGTCCTTCAAAAAGCCTTCGACGATTTATTTGTAGCAGAAGCACGTATCAATGAATTGTATATGGCAATGGGAGAAGCCGGCGAAGACGAGATGAACGCGATGCTCGAAGAAGTGGGCGAGTTGCAAGAGCGACTAGATAGCCATGACTTCTATATTCTGGATGCTAAAATCGATGAAGTGGCGCGTGCATTAGGCGTTGCAGCATTTGGGATGGATAGCGACGTGAGTGAACTCAGTGGTGGTCAACGTACGAAAGTATTACTGGCAAAACTATTATTAGAAAAACCAGATATTTTATTACTTGACGAGCCAACAAACTACCTAGACGCAGAACATATTGAATGGTTAAAACGTTACTTACAAGAATACGAAAATGCATTTATTCTGATTTCGCATGATATTCCATTCTTAAACAGTGTAGTGAACTTGATTTACCATATGGACAATCAAGAGCTGAACCGTTATGTGGGGGACTATGATCAGTTCCAAGAAGTGTATGCGATGAAGAAAGCGCAACTAGAGGCGGCGTATAACCGTCAACAAAAAGAGATTGCGGACTTGAAGGACTTCGTAAACCGGAACAAGGCGCGCGTAGCAACACGTAATATGGCGATGTCTCGTCAGAAGAAGCTGGATAAGATGGAAGTCATCGAATTAGCCAGTGAGAAGCCAAAACCAAAATTCGACTTCAAGACTTCTAGAGCCCCTGGGCGTTACATCTTCCAAGCCGAAGACTTAGTGATTGGATACGACCGTCCGTTAACAGGGCATGTGAATCTTGAAATGGAACGCGGCCAAAAGATTGCCATCGTCGGTGCAAATGGGATTGGGAAAACGACACTACTCAAGAGTTTATTAGGAATTATTAAGCCATTGAATGGAAAAGTAACACGTGGAGATTACATTGATCTTGGGTATTTCGAACAAGAAACGCCAAAAGGAAACCGTAAGACTGCTTTAGAAGAAATCTGGGATACTTTCCCATCGATGACACAACCAGAAGTACGTGCGGCGCTCGCTCGTTGTGGCTTAACTAGTAAACATATCGAGAGTCAAGTGCAAGTGTTAAGTGGGGGAGAACAAGCAAAAGTGCGCTTCTGTAAGTTAATGAATGAAGAGTCAAACGTGCTCGTACTCGACGAACCGACAAACCACTTGGACGTTGATGCAAAAGAGGAATTAAAACGTGCCTTACAAGAGTATAAGGGAAGCATTTTAATGGTTTGCCATGAGCCAGAATTTTATGAAGGTTTGGCAACGGATATTTGGGATTTTTCTTCGTTATAA